The Pelagicoccus enzymogenes region GGCGACACTCCTCGTAAAGGTCCTGGCCGCTCCCGCCGGCCAGCGGCTCCTCGCTCGCCGCGTAGACATCCAAGAGGACGAGCTCCTCGCAAGAGGCCAAGCTCTTGGCAAACTCCGCCTTCAACTCCCGAGTGCGAGAGTAGCGATGGGCTTGAAAAACGACCACCGTCTGCCAACCGGACTTCTCGCCCAAGCTCTCCAGCACTGCATCGATTTCGCGGGGATGATGGGCATAGTCCTCGAAAACCTGAACCGCCGGGCTGTTGTACCAACACCGCTGGCGGCGCTTGACCGGTGTAAACTCGATCCTAAGCCCTGCTCTCACTGTCGCCCCGATCGCCTCCGCAGCAAGCAAGGCAAAAGCCGCGTCGACTGCGTTCATACGGCCGCTCCGATTAATGGATACGGAAGCAAGCTCGCTGGCACCCCTTAGGCTGAGCTCCGTCCAAGAAGAACCTGAATCCTTGCGAGAGAGTTGCACCTCACCGTCCTCGCCCAAGCCAACAACTGGCACCTTGGCGGAGGCCGCCAGACGAGCACGCAAGCTGTCTTCTACGAAGACCTTTCCTGTGGTGCGTAGAACCAGCCCTTGAAAAGCCGCAAAGTAGTCTTCTTCCGTGGCGTAGCGCGAATGATGGTCGTGGTCTACGTTCAGCACTACCGTCACTTCCGGACAAAACCCTTCGATCGTTCCATCGCTCTCGTCGATCTCCGCGACTAGTATTTCACTGTTCGCGAAACGGCTAGGAGGCAAACCGTCGAACTGGGCCCCCAACAGGTAGGAAAACTCCACACGGCACTGGGCGAGAATATCGATCAACATACCGCAGGTAGTCGTCTTCCCGTGCGATCCCGCGACCGCGATCAAACGTTTCCCTTTGGCGACAAGCGCCAGGCACTCGCCCCGACGCAAGCAAAGGCCACCGCTTGCTTCCACGAAGCGCCGCGCCGCATTGGACGCTGAAATGGCAGAGGAGTAAACGATTCCGACTCCCGCTTCGCTCGCGAAAGCCTCGAGTTTAACGCCGCTCGCTTCCAAAAGAGCTCGTCCTTCCTCGCTCAATGCGTCGTCCTCTGCCGTAACGCGGTGCCCCGCTTCCGACAAATAGATGGCAAGCGGAAGCATGCCAGCGCCGCCTGCACCCAAACAATGAATACGCTCTGGCAATCCCTCTATCATGCCCGCAGCCCCTGTTCCGTCCTAGCAGCCATGCTCAAGCCGTTTCCCGCAACGATCCGCTCCAAATCGTTTGCCATGAATTCGCGAACGTCCTTCCGGTCCGCCAGCTCCAGATTATGTCGAAACTTCTGCATCAACCATTCGTTGAACAAGACATCCTGCACTTCCTTCAGCAAGTCCCCGAGATAGTCCTGCGACATGCGCAAACCGCAGCCCAACATCTCGAAATGCCGAGCGTTCTCCACTTGATGATCGTCCGCAGAATACGGATACGGAATCAGGATTCCCGGAGCGCGGCAACGCATCATCTCCGCGATGCTCCCCGCTCCCGAGCGCGATACAACCAAGTCCGCCGCCGACAACACCGTTGCCATGTCGTCCGAGAAACGGCGAAACAACGAGCGCACTTCCGTGCCCTTGGGCGACTTGAAAGTCATGGACCCGTCCGTATCGGATCCACCCGTCAAGCAAAAGACCTGCACTTCCTTCTGGGCTAGAGCAGGCAAGCTGGCCTTCACCCACTTGTTCAGGGACTCCGCCCCTTGGCTGCCGCCCATGATCACCAGGACCTTGAGTTGCGGATCCAATCCCAGCTTCCGCTTCGCTTCCGTTTTCGACTGGCTCACGATTTCGTTGCGCACCGGCATCCCCACATAACGGATACGGCTGCTGCGCTTCGTGCGGATTTTGACGCCCTTGGGCAAATAGATGCGGCGAGCGAACCAACTGACGATGCGCGTCACACGGCCAGCCACTCGATTGGCTTCGTGCACGACCGTGGGCAAACCAGCGAAGTATCCCGCCAGCATGGCAGGCATCGAGAGAAAGCCTCCAAAGCCAATCACCACGTCCGGATTGCTCGCGTGAACCAGGCGACTGCACTTGAGAGTTCCCCGAACCAAACTGACCAAAAACAGCAGCAAGCGATCTGGCCTCACGGAGAAGGGGCGACCGTCTACCGTTTCGTATTCAAATTGATCGTACTTTCGCACCAAGCGGGAATCGACTTGCTTGTTGCTGATGAGCAGCGTGCATTTCCAGTTGCGCGAGGTGAGTTCCTCCGCAAGAGCGATGCCAGGCGACATATGCCCCCCCGTGCCTCCACATGCTATAAGCGCTCGCTTCATCCTTCGATATCCTTGAGTTTGCGTTTAGACTGCTGCAACACTGGCCCCCGCCAGGCTAAACTCGTGTTGAGAATGATCGCTACGAAAATGCCCATCGTTAGGAAGTTCGACCCCCCGTAACTGATAAAGGGCAGAGGCAATCCGGTCGTAGGCAAGACCCCTGTCACCACGCCCAGGTTGAGGATCGACTGTACCGAAATCATCAATACGCAGCCCGCGGCAAGCAAGTACTGGTAAGTGTTGGGAGCATTTCGGATGTGCATGATTCCCGCCACGAAGAGCACTCCGTAAGTGAGCACCACTGCGAGGGTGGCAATCATACCCAGCTCTTCGCCGATAATGGCGAAGATGAAGTCGTTGTGGGCCTCCGGCAGGAAGCTCTGTTGCTGGCGGCCGTTGCCGAGCCCGACTCCGTCGATTCCCCCTGCCCCAAAGGCCAGCAATGCTTGCCACCCTTGGTAAGCGTCGCCCGCCTTCTCCGCTTCCATGTTCCAGAACGCGGTCAGGCGACTCCAACGCTCCGCATCGTTGTAAATCAAGGCAACCACGCCGGAAAAACCGGCCAATACGGAGGGCACCAGGTAGACCAAGCGTACCCCTGCGAGATAAAGCAGGCTCACCGCCACCATGACGTAAATCAAAGCCGTACCCAAATCCGGCTGTGCAATGACCAGAGCGATGTAAATCCCCATGCCGATCCCCGGATAGATGAAGCCACGCAGAAACTTTGAATTATCGGAGCGAATCGAGCTGAAGTAGTGAGCCACAAAAAAGACGAAGCTGACCTTGGCGATCTCCGCGACCTGGAAACCGATGGGGCCGATGCGCACCCAACTGCGACTTCCGTTAATGGTGGTGCCAATTCCCGGAACGAACACCAGCAAGAGAACCCCAATTCCTATCAGGTAGCCCACCCAGATGAAGCGGCGAATCCAATCGAGATTCACCAACATTAAAAGGAGGCCCACCAATACGGTGACCCCGATCCAAACCGCCTGCTTTTCAATGAAAAAGTAAGGCGAGTTCTTGTTGATGTGCAGACTCGCGCTGAAAAGGATGATGATCCCTAGCACTGTAAGCAGACCGGCACAGACCAAAACGACCAGTGCTGGATTCAGTACACCGTTCGATCCTACATGCTTCTTCTTCGTCTTTTTCGCCATACCGCTGTAGTGGCAGCAATACTACAGGGCTTACTCGGAGATTTGGATCAGCGGCTGATCTTCCAGATCCTCTTCCCCAAACGCTTCATCCAAGGTCGGCAAAGTAGGAGGCGGAGTCCGCGTCTCCCTTTCGCGTGGAAGCTCCTCAAGCGTCGGCAGCGAACGAGCGGGCGGCGTCGAGCGCGGCTGCGTCGTTTGGCTGCGCCTTGGCTGGGGCGTTTCTTGGGTAGCGATACGAGCTTGCCCCTTTTCCGGGATCAAAAGCGTTTGACCGATGCGAATGAGGCGCGGGTTGCTGATGTTGTTTAGCTCCATCAGCTCGGAGACCGATACGCCGTAAATCGCTGCATACTTGTCCAAAGTGTCGCCTGCCTCGATCGTAACCTTGGGTCCGCGATGCTGGTTCGACACCAATTCCGCGCTGTTGGAACGGGTTGGGATAACCAGTTCCTGACCGACGCGAATCATGTCGTTGCTCAAGCCATTGGCCGCCTTCAGCTGGGCAACGGTGACCCCTTGGCGAGAAGCGATCCGAGAAAGCACGTCGCCGGACTTGACGGTGTAAATCGTTCCGTTGACCGGCTTCGACTCTGGTGCAGAGCTGGAGCTGGGAGCTTGGTACCCCACGCTGGCAGACTCCGTCGTACGCGGGATCTTGATGACCTGTCCCGCCCGGATGTTGACAGTGAGCCCTGGATTCACGGCAGTGATGTCCTTTACGTTGATCTTAAAGCGTTGCGAGATGCCCCAAAGGCTGTCGCCGTTCTGCACCTTGTATTCGATTGTCTGCGACAAGCCTGGCGCTGGAGCGCTGCTGCTTCGCACCGGATAGAGATCGTCGTCTGGACGGTTGATCGGCGTGAGAAAATCGTCGTCGCGCGTCACGCGGCTGTTGGAACTGGGCTGGCTCGGAGGATTGTTCAGAGTGCTGGAGGAGCTGGGACGGCGCGGCGCGTAACGGGCACCGGAACTGCTCGATGAGGAGGAATCGTTGCTCGCGAGCAGGACGGATTGCCCCTCACCCGCGTTGTAGCCGCTCAGGTCGCTGGCTCGGGAATCGAAGAGCGTGCTGGATGATGCGTCCACGCTGGGCTGGCTCGCCGTGGCGCTCTGGTTCGACCAAGTTCCCACGCCTGCGAGCGCCACCGAGTCTCCCGCCGGCTGATCGCCGAAATTCGTTACGAGGTAAGTGCCTCCGATAATCACGAGATGGGCTCCCGCAATCAAAATGATGCGGCTCAAAGTCTGGGCGCGCTTGCTCGATTCGAGGGTTTTGTACGCTGATAGTTTCATAGGTCTGACAAATGGCTGATGGCTCTCCTGAAGGCTTCCCCACGCTGCGAGTAGCCGTCGAACATGTCGAGGCTGGCAAAGCCTGGGCTCAATAAAACATTGGATCCGGATTCCGCAACCGCGCTGGCTCCCGCAACTGCGTCGTCCAAATCTTCGTAGACACGCACCGGCACTCCATGCTCCTCAAAAGCGGGGGCCAATTTGACTGAAGTCTCTCCAATGAGGTGGGCTGAGTGGATTCTTGGGGCTAAATTGGCGACGAATCGTGGTAAATCCCCCCCTTTGTTCTTGCCGCCACCGATCCAAACCACCGGATTTTCGAAACGCTTGAGAGCGCCGTAGACTGCGTGGAAATTCGTAGATTTGGAATCGTCCCAGTAGGAAACCCCGTTGCGGTTCTCGATGAGCTCCATGCGGTGCGGGCTCTTCTTGAAATTGTTGGCAGCCTCGATCAGCTCTCCCTCGTCCAAGCCCATGCGCAACCAGAGGGCGCGGGCGATCAGGTAAGTGTTTCGCTCGGGCAAGGTCTCGAAGATGGTGCCGGTCACGCCTAGTGCCGCCGCGTCCAAGCTATGGTCCACCAAACCCTCCTCCGGTACCGGGCAAGCGAATTCCTCCGCGAAGGATTGAACGCTCTGG contains the following coding sequences:
- the murB gene encoding UDP-N-acetylmuramate dehydrogenase, giving the protein MIEGLPERIHCLGAGGAGMLPLAIYLSEAGHRVTAEDDALSEEGRALLEASGVKLEAFASEAGVGIVYSSAISASNAARRFVEASGGLCLRRGECLALVAKGKRLIAVAGSHGKTTTCGMLIDILAQCRVEFSYLLGAQFDGLPPSRFANSEILVAEIDESDGTIEGFCPEVTVVLNVDHDHHSRYATEEDYFAAFQGLVLRTTGKVFVEDSLRARLAASAKVPVVGLGEDGEVQLSRKDSGSSWTELSLRGASELASVSINRSGRMNAVDAAFALLAAEAIGATVRAGLRIEFTPVKRRQRCWYNSPAVQVFEDYAHHPREIDAVLESLGEKSGWQTVVVFQAHRYSRTRELKAEFAKSLASCEELVLLDVYAASEEPLAGGSGQDLYEECRRLNNRVIFISEVVDPVMTLAARAKQGPLRIVFLGAGRGDRVAKRLSEELASLDPRWGKVNRALATVSSFSTAIRADEPLANKTTMRVGGRAERYFEPESLAQLLAVLKACHTAGIEVRPLGRGSNLVVSDDGVSGLVIRLSHPYWSRFELLGEGRARLGAGMRIKALCGQAAKEGLEGFEFLEGIPGSLGGVLRMNAGAMGGWVFDVVESVRYVTLAGQILEAQKGDLEFGYRFCRELETAIAIDAVFVSKRCGGVQSEIRRTIDTYQNKRKESQPREPSAGCIFKNPDGDSAGRLIDELGLKGAVVGGAEISPVHGNFIINRGGASSSDVIELVKFARKVARERKGVDLHPEVLLFGSSWEEALK
- a CDS encoding UDP-N-acetylglucosamine--N-acetylmuramyl-(pentapeptide) pyrophosphoryl-undecaprenol N-acetylglucosamine transferase, coding for MKRALIACGGTGGHMSPGIALAEELTSRNWKCTLLISNKQVDSRLVRKYDQFEYETVDGRPFSVRPDRLLLFLVSLVRGTLKCSRLVHASNPDVVIGFGGFLSMPAMLAGYFAGLPTVVHEANRVAGRVTRIVSWFARRIYLPKGVKIRTKRSSRIRYVGMPVRNEIVSQSKTEAKRKLGLDPQLKVLVIMGGSQGAESLNKWVKASLPALAQKEVQVFCLTGGSDTDGSMTFKSPKGTEVRSLFRRFSDDMATVLSAADLVVSRSGAGSIAEMMRCRAPGILIPYPYSADDHQVENARHFEMLGCGLRMSQDYLGDLLKEVQDVLFNEWLMQKFRHNLELADRKDVREFMANDLERIVAGNGLSMAARTEQGLRA
- a CDS encoding FtsW/RodA/SpoVE family cell cycle protein encodes the protein MAKKTKKKHVGSNGVLNPALVVLVCAGLLTVLGIIILFSASLHINKNSPYFFIEKQAVWIGVTVLVGLLLMLVNLDWIRRFIWVGYLIGIGVLLLVFVPGIGTTINGSRSWVRIGPIGFQVAEIAKVSFVFFVAHYFSSIRSDNSKFLRGFIYPGIGMGIYIALVIAQPDLGTALIYVMVAVSLLYLAGVRLVYLVPSVLAGFSGVVALIYNDAERWSRLTAFWNMEAEKAGDAYQGWQALLAFGAGGIDGVGLGNGRQQQSFLPEAHNDFIFAIIGEELGMIATLAVVLTYGVLFVAGIMHIRNAPNTYQYLLAAGCVLMISVQSILNLGVVTGVLPTTGLPLPFISYGGSNFLTMGIFVAIILNTSLAWRGPVLQQSKRKLKDIEG
- a CDS encoding muramidase family protein, with amino-acid sequence MKLSAYKTLESSKRAQTLSRIILIAGAHLVIIGGTYLVTNFGDQPAGDSVALAGVGTWSNQSATASQPSVDASSSTLFDSRASDLSGYNAGEGQSVLLASNDSSSSSSSGARYAPRRPSSSSTLNNPPSQPSSNSRVTRDDDFLTPINRPDDDLYPVRSSSAPAPGLSQTIEYKVQNGDSLWGISQRFKINVKDITAVNPGLTVNIRAGQVIKIPRTTESASVGYQAPSSSSAPESKPVNGTIYTVKSGDVLSRIASRQGVTVAQLKAANGLSNDMIRVGQELVIPTRSNSAELVSNQHRGPKVTIEAGDTLDKYAAIYGVSVSELMELNNISNPRLIRIGQTLLIPEKGQARIATQETPQPRRSQTTQPRSTPPARSLPTLEELPRERETRTPPPTLPTLDEAFGEEDLEDQPLIQISE